In the genome of Paenibacillus pabuli, one region contains:
- a CDS encoding zinc-dependent alcohol dehydrogenase — MKAVTYQGVKNVVVKEVPDAKIEKPDDMIVKITSTAICGSDLHLIHGMIPNLQENYVIGHEPMGIVEEVGPGVTNLKKGDRVIIPFNIACGECFYCKNQLESQCDNSNENGDMGAYFGYSGTTGGYSGGQAEYLRVPFANFTHFKIPENCEQPDEKLSLIADAMTTAFWSVDNAGVKNGDTVIVLGCGPVGLLAQKFCWLKGAKRVIAVDYVDYRLQHAKRTNNVEIVNFEQDQNIGNTLKEMTKGGADVVIDAVGMDGKMSDLEYLASGLKLQGGTMSAFIIASQAVRKGGTIQVTGVYGGRYNGFPLGDIMQRNVNIRSGQAPVIHYMPYMYELVTSGKVDPGDIVTHVIPLSDAKRGYEVFDTKTDNCIKVILKP, encoded by the coding sequence ATGAAGGCGGTAACGTATCAAGGGGTTAAAAATGTCGTGGTCAAAGAGGTTCCGGATGCGAAGATTGAGAAACCGGACGATATGATCGTAAAGATCACCAGTACCGCCATTTGCGGTTCTGACCTTCATCTTATTCACGGGATGATCCCTAACCTTCAGGAGAACTATGTCATCGGACATGAGCCGATGGGGATCGTAGAAGAAGTAGGCCCTGGCGTGACCAACCTAAAAAAAGGCGACCGTGTAATCATCCCGTTTAACATCGCATGTGGAGAATGCTTTTATTGCAAAAATCAGCTGGAAAGCCAATGTGACAATTCCAACGAGAACGGAGATATGGGTGCATATTTCGGCTACTCGGGAACGACCGGCGGATATTCTGGCGGGCAAGCCGAGTATTTACGGGTTCCGTTTGCCAATTTCACCCACTTCAAAATTCCTGAGAACTGCGAACAACCGGACGAAAAGCTAAGCTTGATCGCTGATGCCATGACCACGGCATTCTGGAGTGTAGATAATGCCGGCGTAAAAAATGGAGATACGGTCATCGTTCTCGGATGCGGCCCAGTCGGACTTCTGGCCCAGAAATTCTGCTGGCTGAAAGGAGCAAAGCGGGTCATAGCCGTTGACTATGTCGATTACCGCTTGCAGCATGCGAAGCGAACGAACAACGTCGAAATCGTAAACTTCGAACAAGATCAGAACATTGGCAATACTCTCAAGGAAATGACCAAAGGAGGCGCCGATGTTGTCATTGATGCAGTAGGAATGGACGGCAAGATGAGTGATCTTGAATATTTAGCCAGCGGTTTGAAACTGCAAGGCGGCACCATGAGCGCATTTATCATTGCTTCTCAGGCTGTCCGCAAAGGCGGCACCATCCAAGTCACTGGGGTATACGGTGGTCGTTATAATGGCTTCCCGCTCGGTGACATCATGCAGCGAAACGTGAATATCCGTTCCGGACAAGCTCCAGTTATTCACTATATGCCGTATATGTACGAGTTGGTTACGTCTGGCAAAGTGGACCCCGGCGACATTGTTACGCACGTCATTCCGCTCAGCGATGCCAAGCGGGGCTATGAAGTGTTCGATACAAAAACGGACAATTGTATTAAAGTCATCTTAAAGCCTTAA
- a CDS encoding spore coat protein gives MNPILEHMSGLHTLTDDVIAMDLLINAKSGVRNYAMAVTECATPEIKQILMKQLDEAIVSHEKISNYMVQHGLYHPYHIPEQIQLDLKNIQTAMNILP, from the coding sequence ATGAACCCAATATTAGAACACATGTCAGGCCTTCATACGCTTACTGATGACGTGATCGCAATGGATTTGTTGATAAACGCCAAGAGCGGAGTCAGAAATTACGCCATGGCTGTGACCGAATGTGCCACCCCCGAAATCAAGCAAATTTTGATGAAACAGCTCGACGAAGCCATAGTCTCTCATGAAAAGATATCAAATTACATGGTGCAGCATGGCTTATACCACCCTTACCATATTCCAGAGCAAATTCAGCTTGATCTGAAAAACATTCAAACGGCTATGAACATTCTGCCCTGA
- a CDS encoding histidine phosphatase family protein, translating into MTTLGLIRHGVTDWNDEYRTQGHSDIPLNERGRQQAELLSKRIGIEHWDYIYSSDLSRALETAAIIGKIKNIDVRTDPRLREMNCGLIEGTTEQERVNRWGYGWFRLDLGIESNDEIVKRGKQCLTDISCRHPDQNILIVSHGAFLGMTLKRLIPHIDMTESLLNASITILNTGEPRWNCSLYNCTKHL; encoded by the coding sequence ATGACTACGCTAGGATTGATCCGACACGGAGTAACGGATTGGAACGATGAATATCGAACACAAGGCCATTCAGATATTCCGCTCAATGAGAGAGGTCGACAACAAGCTGAACTATTGTCCAAAAGAATTGGCATAGAACATTGGGATTATATTTATTCTAGTGATTTGTCCAGAGCACTTGAAACAGCGGCAATCATCGGTAAGATCAAGAATATCGATGTGAGAACAGACCCGCGCTTAAGAGAAATGAACTGTGGCCTTATAGAAGGAACGACAGAACAGGAGCGCGTCAATCGGTGGGGATATGGATGGTTCAGACTAGATCTCGGTATCGAATCAAACGATGAGATTGTAAAAAGAGGCAAACAGTGCCTTACCGACATATCATGCAGACACCCAGATCAGAATATCTTAATTGTGAGTCACGGTGCATTCCTTGGAATGACTCTGAAGAGACTCATACCCCATATCGACATGACAGAAAGTCTATTGAATGCATCGATTACCATACTGAATACGGGGGAACCGCGATGGAACTGTTCGCTGTATAATTGCACTAAACATTTATAA
- a CDS encoding SH3 domain-containing protein, with product MKQYKVVYPHVSNYPDPIVLAKGDIVIYGREDTEFPNWIFCEAIHSKKCGWVPKQILSTPNEEHIATALTHYSAHELTVDPGMLVEKELELNEWSFVRTPEGEKGWVPNKVLVIKNINE from the coding sequence ATGAAGCAATATAAAGTGGTTTACCCACATGTTTCTAATTATCCTGATCCAATTGTTTTAGCTAAAGGAGATATTGTTATCTACGGAAGAGAAGACACTGAATTTCCAAACTGGATTTTTTGTGAAGCAATCCATTCCAAAAAGTGCGGCTGGGTACCAAAACAAATATTAAGTACACCAAATGAGGAACACATAGCGACTGCATTAACACACTATTCCGCACACGAATTGACTGTTGATCCTGGTATGTTAGTTGAAAAAGAACTTGAACTTAATGAATGGAGTTTTGTTCGTACGCCAGAGGGTGAGAAGGGCTGGGTACCTAATAAGGTATTAGTTATAAAGAATATTAACGAGTAA
- a CDS encoding aldo/keto reductase, translating into MKQRILGNSNILVSSIGLGVMGMSPGIYGVTDDEQSIQTIHRALDIGVTMFDTADVYGNGHNEHLLGRALQGRREQAIIATKFSYTPNYESISGHPDYVKQAVEDSLRRLNTDYIDLYYQHRVDPHIPIEETVGAMADLVKAGKVRALGLSEASASTIRRAHAVYPISVLESEYSLWSRDIEEEILPTVRELGITHVAYSPLSRGFISGELHTFEDLAADDLRRWMPRFQGDNFRKNIEVVDKIKEIAMEKNCTPSQLAIAWTIAGGALPIPGTKRIKYLEENASAADILLMKEDLERIDQVSPKNVVHGTRYMKEQMTLLGG; encoded by the coding sequence ATGAAGCAAAGAATTTTGGGCAATAGCAATATCCTCGTCTCTTCAATCGGTCTGGGAGTTATGGGGATGTCTCCAGGCATTTACGGGGTGACTGACGACGAACAGTCGATCCAAACAATCCATCGGGCTTTGGACATAGGCGTCACGATGTTCGATACTGCGGACGTGTACGGGAACGGGCATAACGAACATCTGCTCGGCCGTGCTCTTCAAGGACGCCGCGAACAAGCCATTATCGCCACCAAGTTCTCGTACACCCCAAATTACGAGAGCATCAGTGGCCATCCTGATTACGTTAAGCAAGCTGTGGAAGATAGCCTTCGCCGTTTGAATACGGATTACATCGATCTATACTACCAACACCGCGTCGATCCGCACATCCCGATCGAGGAGACGGTCGGAGCGATGGCAGACTTGGTCAAGGCAGGCAAAGTTCGGGCGCTCGGCCTGTCCGAGGCGTCCGCGTCCACCATTCGCCGCGCTCATGCCGTGTATCCAATCTCCGTGCTAGAGAGTGAGTACTCGCTCTGGAGCCGTGACATCGAAGAGGAGATACTCCCTACCGTAAGAGAGCTGGGGATTACCCATGTGGCCTACAGTCCACTGAGCAGGGGCTTTATCTCCGGCGAGCTTCACACTTTCGAGGATCTGGCCGCCGACGATCTTCGCAGATGGATGCCGCGCTTCCAAGGAGACAACTTCCGGAAGAACATTGAGGTAGTCGACAAGATTAAGGAGATCGCGATGGAGAAAAACTGCACACCATCCCAATTGGCCATTGCCTGGACGATTGCGGGCGGGGCGCTGCCTATCCCGGGTACGAAGCGTATCAAGTACCTGGAGGAAAATGCGTCCGCGGCTGATATCCTTCTCATGAAGGAGGACCTCGAACGAATCGATCAGGTCAGTCCCAAGAATGTCGTTCACGGCACACGTTATATGAAAGAACAGATGACTCTGCTGGGCGGCTAG
- a CDS encoding MerR family transcriptional regulator, which produces MPFTIKEASERLGCPAHTIRFYEKEGLLPYIKRDKNGNRLFEQDHLDWIRLMTCFRATGMKLSLLKEMVDLALDGDSTIPQRKAILNQYKEDLFRRQNELAEALDAVNNKLSIYEDIEKGRIPSESQLLIKMEESERQQT; this is translated from the coding sequence ATGCCATTCACGATCAAAGAAGCTTCAGAGCGGCTGGGTTGCCCGGCTCATACGATTCGTTTTTACGAGAAGGAGGGATTGCTCCCTTACATTAAGAGAGATAAGAACGGGAATCGACTGTTCGAACAAGATCACCTAGATTGGATCCGGCTGATGACATGTTTCCGGGCGACAGGAATGAAGCTGTCGTTGCTGAAAGAGATGGTGGATCTTGCGCTCGATGGTGATTCCACGATTCCACAGCGCAAAGCGATCTTGAACCAGTACAAGGAAGATTTATTTCGCCGCCAGAACGAATTGGCCGAAGCGCTCGACGCCGTCAATAACAAGCTGTCGATATACGAAGACATCGAGAAAGGGAGAATCCCTTCCGAAAGCCAGTTGTTAATCAAGATGGAGGAGTCAGAGCGACAACAAACATAG
- a CDS encoding sensor histidine kinase, whose amino-acid sequence MLSFGIIIFAVNKAIDYYSFVTIEKQMMEKADLSELSFREVLAQHRSSSGEPQTKEIVRLALEKLKASGKEVRIYDSSKQLLGLAVDGIIINDGKPLIFEKNIEKALSGSYTYTVTEDHLLYFATPIQDQYYQNAYVYEFVEDISYFYAIMDQIRYILFVGAGGFIVLITLSSLWIARNTTKPIKLLLGAAQSFSRQEFRRVHLNRKDELGMLADGLDSMGRQLHDYIQYQKQFVSNVSHELKTPLAAIRGFSQYLYEGESENKELQKIYAHLLQESDRLTRLINELLLLSRFDKNGSNELEARKTEMNELIQQVAMNMEAKARDKGIEIRVDKVEGEPDDEGTTRVYANVNPMLMSHAIANLVDNAIKYSGNYSQIKVEMEQTPSEVVIRIHDQGIGIASDELERVQERFYRAKNTSTANGSGLGLSICKEIVERFNGYIDMESQIGEGTTVTIVLPRA is encoded by the coding sequence GTGTTGTCCTTTGGCATCATCATTTTTGCGGTGAATAAAGCCATCGATTACTACAGCTTCGTTACCATTGAAAAACAAATGATGGAGAAGGCGGATCTGTCCGAGTTGTCCTTCCGTGAGGTGTTGGCACAGCATAGATCATCGTCAGGAGAGCCGCAAACCAAGGAAATCGTCAGACTTGCACTGGAGAAGCTGAAAGCTTCGGGCAAGGAAGTACGTATCTATGATAGCTCCAAGCAGCTGCTGGGCTTGGCTGTGGATGGCATCATCATTAATGATGGCAAACCGCTTATTTTTGAAAAGAATATTGAGAAAGCTTTGAGCGGCAGTTACACCTACACCGTCACGGAAGATCATCTGCTTTATTTTGCGACTCCCATTCAGGATCAATACTACCAAAACGCTTATGTATATGAGTTCGTGGAGGACATTTCCTACTTTTATGCGATTATGGATCAAATCCGTTATATCCTGTTTGTGGGTGCAGGCGGATTTATTGTACTGATTACGTTATCCAGTCTGTGGATTGCCCGCAACACAACCAAGCCGATTAAACTGCTGCTTGGCGCTGCGCAAAGCTTCTCCAGACAGGAGTTTCGGAGAGTTCATCTAAACCGGAAGGATGAGCTGGGCATGCTGGCAGATGGGCTGGATTCCATGGGGCGACAGCTTCATGATTACATTCAGTACCAAAAACAATTTGTCTCCAACGTATCTCACGAGTTAAAAACCCCCTTGGCAGCAATTCGTGGTTTCTCTCAATACTTGTATGAAGGGGAGAGCGAGAACAAGGAGCTGCAAAAAATCTATGCTCATCTGCTGCAGGAATCAGATCGGCTGACACGCTTGATTAATGAACTGTTGCTGCTATCCCGATTCGACAAGAATGGTTCTAACGAACTGGAAGCCCGGAAAACGGAAATGAACGAACTGATTCAGCAAGTTGCAATGAATATGGAAGCGAAGGCCAGGGATAAAGGGATCGAGATCAGAGTCGATAAAGTGGAGGGAGAACCGGATGATGAGGGGACGACAAGAGTTTACGCCAACGTAAATCCAATGTTGATGTCCCATGCGATCGCCAACCTTGTGGACAACGCTATCAAATACTCAGGCAATTACTCACAGATTAAAGTAGAGATGGAACAAACGCCGAGTGAGGTGGTTATACGGATACACGATCAAGGTATCGGTATTGCAAGCGATGAGCTGGAGCGAGTGCAGGAACGCTTTTACCGGGCGAAAAATACAAGCACAGCAAACGGTTCAGGTCTTGGACTTTCTATTTGCAAAGAGATTGTAGAGCGGTTCAATGGATATATCGACATGGAAAGTCAAATCGGGGAAGGAACGACCGTTACGATTGTTTTGCCTCGTGCGTAG
- a CDS encoding response regulator transcription factor codes for MKKILVIDDEIAIRDLIELVLRRENYDVQTAEDGKTGLQLLDSFQPDLVVLDLMLPDCSGYDLCKEITGKRAIPVIMLSAKNEVIDKVLGLELGAEDYMTKPFDNRELLARIKVILRRNESKEESSEGTEVKSTRIIHEELTFDLESRRVLKNGVPVSLTAKEFKILETLLKRPDKIFTRDELLQIGWGYDFMGDSRSVDMTIMRLRKKLEDNADEPKYVRTIYGFGYQLGGGED; via the coding sequence TTGAAGAAAATCCTAGTCATTGATGATGAAATTGCAATTCGAGATTTAATTGAGCTGGTGCTAAGGCGAGAAAATTACGATGTGCAAACTGCAGAGGATGGCAAAACTGGCCTGCAACTGCTCGACTCTTTTCAACCCGACTTAGTGGTACTTGACCTGATGCTGCCAGACTGTTCCGGATATGACTTGTGTAAGGAAATTACAGGAAAACGTGCCATTCCTGTGATCATGCTCTCTGCCAAAAATGAGGTAATCGACAAGGTGCTCGGACTTGAGCTAGGGGCGGAAGATTACATGACCAAACCCTTTGACAATCGTGAATTGCTCGCTCGGATCAAGGTGATTCTGAGAAGAAACGAGAGCAAGGAGGAATCCAGTGAAGGAACGGAAGTGAAATCTACACGCATCATTCATGAAGAGCTGACATTTGATCTGGAAAGCCGAAGGGTGCTGAAAAACGGTGTTCCCGTGTCTTTAACGGCCAAAGAGTTTAAAATTCTGGAAACGCTACTCAAAAGACCGGACAAAATCTTTACCCGGGATGAGCTGCTGCAGATCGGATGGGGATATGACTTTATGGGAGACAGTCGCAGTGTGGATATGACCATCATGCGTTTACGAAAAAAGTTGGAGGACAACGCAGACGAACCGAAGTATGTCAGAACGATCTACGGGTTTGGCTATCAGCTTGGAGGTGGCGAGGACTGA
- a CDS encoding ATP-binding cassette domain-containing protein, producing MNHNDIIIEGARENNLKNVNVRIPKRKITIFTGVSGSGKSSLVFDTISAEAQRQLNETFSAFIRNRLPRFSQPDTDRIDNLSTAVVIDQKRLGGNSRSTVGTITDIYAMLRLLFSRIGKPFAGNSHVFSFNDPAGMCPECSGVGQVVQFDVDKLLDRSKSLNEGAILFPVFKVGSWYLNTYTHSGLFDNDKRLAEYTPAEWETLLHGKESKIVYRTIGGDIESNYEGLLPKLTRLYLKRDNSEMSDAKRETLDRFLSYSECNLCRGSRLNQAALGCRINGYNIAQCAAMEIGELIRMIEAVRDPVAGPMIDGILTRLNHLVDIGLEYLSLDRQTATLSGGESQRIKMVRHLSSSLTDMIYIFDEPSVGLHPRDVHRLNGMLRQLRDKGNTVLVVEHDREVMEIADYIIDVGPYAGTRGGEIVYKGDFEGLLRADTLTGRCLKQNLPLKTTPRVPMDRMTVAGVSLHNLKNVTIDIPVGVLTVVTGVAGSGKSTLINGAFLQSHPEAIVADQSAVGTSVRSNPATYTGMMDEIRRLFAAANKVSASLFSFNSKGACSNCQGLGMIYTDLAFLEPVRTTCEVCEGKRFSNEVLQYELNGKSISDVLAMTVREASEFFSRKGLLRQLQTLEDVGLGYVTLGQPLSTLSGGECQRIKLAGELHKEGGLYVMDEPTTGLHMSDISRLMDIMNCLVDRGNTLVVIEHNLDVIKSADWIIDLGPEGGHRGGQIVFEGTPVQLAAFEHSITGAYLRKAEAGKSASS from the coding sequence GAACGTGAATGTTCGCATCCCGAAGCGAAAAATCACGATTTTCACCGGCGTCTCGGGCTCAGGCAAATCTTCTCTGGTCTTTGACACCATCAGCGCCGAAGCTCAGCGGCAGCTTAACGAGACGTTTTCTGCCTTCATCCGCAATCGGCTGCCCCGGTTCAGTCAGCCGGACACTGATCGAATCGATAACTTGTCAACGGCGGTTGTGATCGATCAGAAAAGATTAGGTGGTAACTCCCGTTCGACAGTCGGCACGATAACGGATATTTATGCGATGCTCCGGCTGCTGTTCTCCAGAATTGGTAAGCCCTTTGCCGGCAATTCGCATGTTTTTTCGTTTAACGACCCGGCCGGTATGTGCCCGGAATGCTCCGGAGTCGGACAGGTGGTGCAGTTCGATGTTGACAAACTGCTAGACAGGTCCAAATCGCTGAATGAAGGCGCGATCCTGTTCCCCGTATTTAAAGTGGGGAGCTGGTACTTGAATACGTACACCCATTCTGGTTTGTTTGACAACGACAAGCGGCTTGCCGAATATACGCCGGCAGAATGGGAAACCCTCCTCCACGGCAAAGAAAGCAAGATCGTATATCGCACCATAGGCGGCGACATCGAATCGAATTATGAAGGTCTGCTGCCCAAGCTTACCCGCCTGTATTTAAAGCGGGACAACAGCGAGATGTCAGATGCCAAACGCGAAACCCTTGACCGGTTTCTATCCTATAGCGAATGTAACCTTTGCAGGGGAAGCCGGCTTAATCAAGCGGCTTTGGGCTGCCGGATTAACGGATACAACATTGCCCAATGCGCGGCGATGGAGATAGGAGAGCTTATTCGTATGATCGAGGCCGTTCGGGATCCCGTTGCTGGCCCGATGATAGACGGAATTCTGACACGGCTGAACCATCTGGTCGATATTGGGCTGGAGTATCTTAGTCTAGACCGACAGACTGCGACTTTGTCGGGCGGGGAGTCACAGCGTATCAAGATGGTCCGTCATCTAAGCAGCAGTCTTACCGACATGATCTACATTTTCGATGAACCGAGCGTCGGACTGCATCCTCGGGATGTCCATCGTCTGAACGGCATGCTGCGCCAGCTCCGGGACAAAGGGAATACCGTACTTGTCGTTGAACATGACCGCGAAGTCATGGAGATCGCCGATTACATCATCGATGTCGGACCTTATGCGGGGACCCGCGGCGGGGAAATCGTCTACAAAGGCGACTTTGAGGGCTTGCTTCGCGCGGATACATTGACAGGAAGGTGCTTGAAGCAAAATCTGCCCTTGAAAACAACACCCAGGGTGCCAATGGATAGGATGACAGTCGCTGGTGTCAGCCTGCACAATCTGAAGAATGTTACGATCGATATACCCGTCGGTGTGCTGACCGTGGTTACGGGAGTAGCCGGCTCAGGTAAAAGCACGCTGATTAACGGAGCATTCCTGCAATCGCATCCGGAAGCGATTGTCGCTGATCAGTCGGCCGTTGGCACTTCCGTCCGCTCCAATCCGGCTACCTACACAGGTATGATGGATGAGATCCGTCGACTATTCGCAGCAGCCAACAAGGTGAGCGCTTCCCTGTTCAGCTTCAACTCCAAGGGAGCCTGTTCCAATTGTCAGGGTCTTGGGATGATCTACACGGATTTGGCCTTTCTCGAGCCGGTAAGGACGACATGTGAAGTATGCGAGGGCAAGCGGTTCAGCAATGAAGTGTTGCAGTATGAACTGAACGGAAAATCCATCAGCGACGTCCTCGCCATGACGGTACGGGAAGCTTCGGAGTTCTTCAGCAGGAAGGGGCTGCTCCGTCAATTGCAGACGTTGGAGGATGTGGGACTCGGATACGTGACGCTAGGCCAGCCACTGAGCACCTTGTCGGGCGGTGAATGCCAACGCATCAAACTGGCCGGAGAACTTCACAAGGAAGGCGGTCTTTACGTAATGGACGAGCCGACAACCGGACTGCATATGTCCGATATCTCCCGTCTGATGGACATTATGAACTGCCTGGTCGACAGGGGTAACACGCTGGTGGTTATCGAACACAACCTGGATGTGATCAAAAGCGCGGATTGGATTATTGACTTGGGTCCCGAGGGCGGCCACCGGGGTGGTCAAATTGTATTCGAAGGTACTCCTGTCCAGCTTGCTGCTTTCGAGCATTCGATAACGGGGGCATATTTACGCAAGGCAGAAGCCGGAAAATCAGCATCTTCCTGA